The Rhinoraja longicauda isolate Sanriku21f chromosome 25, sRhiLon1.1, whole genome shotgun sequence genome has a window encoding:
- the LOC144605631 gene encoding immunoglobulin lambda-1 light chain-like, protein MSCCVFALYALALSAVCINAQFTVNQPSSKSTSPGQNVQIPCTLSGGSLGSSTVSWYQQIPGTVPRLLFYYWSGSSIYRGSGVPDRFAGSVSGNTATLTISNVQSGDAADYYCAMWKDALFFGKGTRLGIGTPRAPAVSVLRPSAEEIAGKGTATLVCLVSGFNPGAVDIEWTVDGSARSDGVETSRIQQETDNTFSASSYLTLPSTVWNSNELYSCVVKHETQAIPLKAIVARSGCI, encoded by the exons ATGTCTTGTTGCGTCTTTGCACTCTATGCGTTAGCCTTGTCCGCAGTCT GCATAAATGCGCAATTTACAGTAAATCAGCCGTCTTCAAAGTCCACGTCTCCGGGACAGAATGTGCAAATACCCTGTACCCTGTCTGGCGGCAGTTTAGGTAGCAGCACTGTTTCCTGGTACCAGCAGATTCCCGGTACGGTTCCGCGGCTTCTGTTCTACTATTGGTCGGGCAGCAGCATTTACAGAGGCTCGGGAGTTCCTGATCGCTTCGCCGGATCAGTGTCAGGCAATACTGCAACATTGACAATATCGAACGTGCAGTCGGGGGACGCTGCCGACTACTACTGTGCTATGTGGAAAGATGCTTTGTTCTTCGGCAAAGGAACGAGGCTGGGTATTGGCA CACCTCGCGCGCCCGCAGTGTCCGTCCTCCGACCTTCAGCGGAAGAAATCGCAGGAAAGGGCACCGCCACCCTGGTGTGTTTGGTGAGCGGTTTTAATCCGGGTGCAGTGGACATTGAGTGGACCGTAGACGGCAGTGCGAGAAGTGACGGCGTTGAGACCAGCCGAATCCAGCAGGAGACGGACAACACGTTCAGTGCGAGCAGTTACCTGACTCTGCCATCTACAGTCTGGAACTCAAACGAGCTTTACTCCTGCGTGGTTAAACACGAAACCCAGGCAATCCCGCTTAAGGCAATCGTCGCCAGATCCGGCTGTATCTAA